A stretch of the Comamonas testosteroni TK102 genome encodes the following:
- a CDS encoding MFS transporter: MSSPASATHPLAGHAGAHVHPDMDATYRKITWRLIPFLVFLFVLAWIDRVNVGFAKLQMLQDLQFSEAVYGLGAGIFFIGYFLFEVPSNLLLEKIGARKTLARITILWGVASMAMAYVTTPTMFYVLRFILGVVEAGFFPGVVLYLTYWFPARHRARINGLFMTSFAIAGAVGGPIAGAIMNGMQDVGHLANWQWLFILEGIPSVIAGFFVLAWLPEKPENAKWLSAAEQRAVSAAVAEESQQGHKQHSFADACRNYRVWLCAAVYFCIVSGNATIAFWSPSIIKEIGIQNNLQIGLISAIPFLAGTLAMVWNGMHSDKTGERRMHSAIAALIAAAGLILTGMFLHNAVLALCALTLASVGILAAFPVFWSIPSAFLAGTAAAGGIALINSVGNLAGFVAPYMIGALKTSTGSLSSGLYFVAALEFLAAFLVVLFVKKQ; encoded by the coding sequence ATGAGCAGCCCGGCTTCCGCCACCCACCCTCTTGCCGGCCATGCCGGTGCGCACGTGCACCCCGACATGGACGCCACCTACCGCAAGATCACCTGGCGCCTGATCCCCTTTCTGGTCTTTCTCTTTGTCCTGGCCTGGATAGACCGCGTCAACGTCGGCTTCGCCAAGCTGCAGATGCTGCAGGACCTGCAGTTCAGCGAGGCTGTCTACGGCCTGGGCGCCGGCATCTTCTTCATCGGCTACTTCCTGTTCGAAGTGCCCAGCAACCTGCTGCTGGAGAAGATCGGCGCACGCAAGACACTGGCGCGCATCACCATCCTCTGGGGCGTGGCGTCCATGGCCATGGCCTATGTGACCACGCCCACCATGTTCTATGTGCTGCGCTTCATCCTGGGCGTGGTCGAGGCGGGCTTCTTCCCCGGTGTGGTGCTGTATCTGACCTACTGGTTCCCGGCCCGCCACCGTGCCCGCATCAACGGCCTGTTCATGACCTCGTTCGCCATCGCCGGCGCCGTGGGCGGCCCGATCGCAGGCGCCATCATGAACGGCATGCAGGACGTGGGCCATCTGGCCAACTGGCAATGGCTGTTCATCCTTGAAGGCATTCCCTCGGTGATCGCCGGCTTCTTCGTGCTGGCCTGGCTGCCCGAGAAACCCGAGAACGCCAAGTGGCTGAGCGCAGCCGAGCAGCGCGCCGTCAGCGCCGCCGTGGCCGAGGAAAGCCAGCAAGGCCACAAGCAGCATTCCTTCGCCGATGCCTGCCGCAACTACCGCGTCTGGCTGTGCGCCGCCGTGTACTTCTGCATCGTCAGCGGCAACGCCACGATCGCCTTCTGGTCGCCGTCCATCATCAAGGAGATCGGCATCCAGAACAATCTGCAGATCGGCCTGATCTCGGCCATTCCCTTTCTCGCAGGCACGCTGGCCATGGTCTGGAACGGCATGCATTCGGACAAGACCGGCGAGCGCCGCATGCACAGCGCCATCGCCGCCTTGATCGCCGCAGCAGGCCTGATCCTGACCGGCATGTTCCTGCACAACGCCGTGCTGGCCCTGTGCGCGCTGACGCTGGCCTCCGTCGGCATCCTCGCCGCCTTCCCCGTGTTCTGGTCCATTCCCTCGGCCTTTCTGGCCGGCACGGCGGCCGCCGGCGGCATCGCCCTCATCAACTCCGTTGGCAACCTGGCCGGCTTTGTGGCGCCCTACATGATCGGCGCGCTCAAGACCAGCACCGGCTCGCTGTCCTCGGGGCTGTACTTCGTGGCCGCGCTGGAGTTCCTCGCCGCCTTCCTAGTCGTGCTCTTCGTCAAGAAGCAGTGA
- a CDS encoding DUF2848 domain-containing protein, whose translation MQLQFTTPEGQTLAPIFDTLIVAGWAGRDHAAIEHHIEELAALGIPRPSAVPLYYRIASNQLSQSSTLQVLGPDSSGEAEVFVFSHDGEMFVSLASDHTDRKLEAYSVAFSKQACIKPVATQAWRFADVAGHWDELILRSWIVEDGREVLYQEGTLASLRTPQDLIAGYTGGQSQLPEGSGMTCGTMAAIGGIRPATQFAMELYDPRSQRSIRHRYRSELLDIVA comes from the coding sequence ATGCAACTGCAATTCACCACCCCCGAAGGCCAGACCCTGGCCCCCATCTTCGACACCCTGATCGTCGCCGGCTGGGCCGGACGCGACCATGCGGCCATCGAGCACCACATCGAGGAGCTGGCCGCGCTCGGCATTCCGCGCCCCAGCGCCGTGCCGCTGTACTACCGCATCGCCAGCAACCAGCTGAGCCAGAGCAGCACGCTGCAGGTACTCGGCCCGGACTCCTCGGGCGAGGCCGAGGTCTTCGTCTTCAGCCATGACGGCGAGATGTTCGTGAGCCTGGCCTCGGACCACACCGACCGCAAGCTCGAAGCCTATAGCGTTGCCTTCTCCAAGCAGGCCTGCATCAAGCCCGTGGCCACTCAGGCCTGGCGCTTCGCCGATGTGGCCGGCCACTGGGACGAGCTGATCCTGCGCTCGTGGATCGTGGAGGACGGCCGCGAAGTGCTGTACCAGGAAGGCACGCTGGCCAGCCTGCGCACGCCCCAGGACCTGATCGCGGGCTACACCGGCGGCCAGAGCCAGTTGCCCGAAGGCAGTGGCATGACCTGCGGCACCATGGCCGCCATCGGCGGCATACGCCCTGCCACGCAGTTCGCCATGGAGCTGTACGACCCGCGCAGCCAGCGCAGCATCCGCCACCGCTACCGCAGCGAGCTGCTGGACATCGTCGCCTGA
- a CDS encoding amidase: protein MTSVSPRLDQVSERLAQGQTSAVQLAEQALERATQGEGPRVFTRVLPEQALAEARASDALRSAGLARSPLEGLPISVKDLFDIAGHPTLGGSRLLADAAPATQTAEVVQRLRRAGAVIVGTTNMTEFAYSGLGLNPHYGTPRNPWQRENDGGRIPGGSSSGAAISVTDGMALAAIGSDTGGSVRIPSALCGLTGFKPTARRVPMQGVLPLSANLDSIGPLAPSVRCCAALDAVLSGESQGELRAASLQGLRLLTPTNVVLDGMDSAVAAAWQRALSLLYAAGVQITEAVVPPFSELAQINAKGGFTAAEAWAWHRSHIDGAGRLADYDPRVGTRILRGKDISAADYIELLARRQQWIARVQAQMADHDLMLMPTVPVIAPKIAELEASDEAYFAANGLMLRNPTLINFLDGCAVSLPCHRPGEAPVGLSLAGTAAQDQRLLSVALAVEALLAQA from the coding sequence ATGACGTCAGTCTCTCCCCGCCTGGACCAGGTCTCCGAGCGCCTGGCCCAAGGCCAGACCAGCGCCGTGCAACTGGCCGAGCAGGCACTGGAGCGCGCCACGCAAGGCGAAGGCCCGCGCGTGTTCACCCGCGTGCTGCCCGAGCAGGCCCTGGCGGAAGCCCGCGCCAGCGATGCGCTGCGCTCGGCTGGCCTGGCACGCTCGCCCCTCGAAGGCCTGCCCATCTCGGTCAAGGATCTGTTCGACATCGCGGGCCACCCCACGCTGGGCGGCTCCAGGCTGCTGGCCGATGCCGCACCCGCCACGCAGACGGCCGAAGTCGTGCAGCGCCTGCGCCGCGCGGGCGCGGTCATCGTGGGCACGACCAATATGACCGAGTTCGCCTACTCGGGCCTGGGGCTGAATCCGCACTACGGCACGCCGCGCAATCCCTGGCAGCGGGAAAACGACGGCGGCCGCATTCCCGGCGGCTCGTCCTCCGGCGCGGCCATCTCGGTGACCGACGGCATGGCGCTGGCCGCCATCGGCTCGGACACCGGCGGCTCGGTGCGCATTCCCTCGGCGCTGTGCGGCCTGACCGGCTTCAAGCCCACGGCGCGCCGCGTGCCCATGCAGGGCGTGCTGCCGCTGTCTGCCAATCTGGACTCCATCGGACCGCTGGCGCCCAGCGTGCGCTGCTGCGCCGCGCTGGACGCGGTGCTGTCGGGCGAATCGCAGGGCGAACTGCGCGCGGCCTCGCTGCAGGGCCTGCGCCTGCTGACGCCCACGAATGTGGTGCTGGACGGCATGGACAGCGCCGTGGCCGCGGCCTGGCAGCGTGCGCTGTCGCTGCTGTACGCGGCCGGCGTGCAGATCACCGAGGCCGTGGTGCCGCCCTTCTCCGAGCTTGCGCAGATCAATGCCAAGGGCGGCTTCACCGCCGCCGAGGCCTGGGCCTGGCACCGCAGCCATATCGACGGCGCCGGCCGCCTGGCCGACTACGATCCGCGCGTGGGCACGCGCATTCTGCGCGGCAAGGACATCAGCGCGGCCGACTATATCGAGCTCCTGGCGCGCCGCCAGCAGTGGATTGCCCGCGTCCAGGCGCAGATGGCCGATCACGACCTGATGCTCATGCCCACGGTGCCCGTGATCGCGCCCAAGATTGCCGAGCTTGAGGCCAGCGACGAAGCCTATTTCGCGGCCAACGGGCTGATGCTGCGCAATCCCACGCTGATCAACTTCCTCGACGGCTGCGCGGTGTCCCTGCCCTGCCACCGCCCGGGCGAAGCGCCCGTGGGCCTGAGCCTGGCCGGCACGGCCGCTCAGGACCAACGCCTGCTGTCGGTGGCACTGGCCGTCGAGGCCTTGCTCGCCCAAGCCTGA
- a CDS encoding LysR family transcriptional regulator: MNLRFLETFVLLAELRNFRMTAERLFTTQAAVSSRIATLEQEFGVRLFDRGVREVTLTADGAKALVHAERMLRLMREMREDMLDKQAYAGVIRIGAIESIVHSWFPDFLALLQQRYPRLQVEIACDTTIHMSEQLLKGQLDVSLQAKPVSGGAIANLSLGEFAMAWVGSPKLGIGDETLSLAELAAFPIMSFARGSEPYAVIEQLFSAEGNASPHMNCIASVATMIRVVCDGLGVAAVPPAIIQRELAEQRLRLLRVDREFPSLPLVACWRNDHQNPLAETVVRAAEEVATAFALNHGQAVARLPGARLAGDA, translated from the coding sequence ATGAATCTACGGTTTCTGGAAACCTTTGTGCTGCTGGCCGAGCTGCGCAACTTCCGCATGACGGCCGAGCGGCTGTTCACCACACAGGCTGCCGTCTCCAGTCGCATCGCCACGCTGGAGCAGGAGTTCGGCGTGCGCCTGTTCGACCGCGGCGTGCGCGAGGTCACGCTCACGGCCGACGGCGCCAAGGCCCTGGTGCATGCCGAGCGCATGCTCAGGCTGATGCGCGAGATGCGCGAGGACATGCTGGACAAGCAGGCCTATGCGGGCGTGATCCGCATCGGCGCCATCGAATCCATCGTGCACAGCTGGTTCCCCGACTTTCTCGCACTGCTGCAGCAGCGCTATCCGCGCCTGCAGGTGGAGATCGCCTGCGACACCACCATCCATATGTCGGAGCAACTGCTCAAGGGCCAGCTCGATGTCTCGCTGCAGGCCAAGCCCGTGTCCGGCGGTGCCATTGCCAATCTGTCGCTGGGCGAGTTCGCCATGGCCTGGGTGGGCAGCCCCAAGCTGGGCATAGGCGACGAGACCCTGAGCCTGGCCGAGCTGGCGGCTTTTCCCATCATGAGCTTTGCGCGCGGCTCCGAGCCGTATGCGGTGATCGAGCAGCTGTTCAGCGCCGAAGGCAACGCCTCGCCGCACATGAACTGCATTGCCTCGGTGGCGACCATGATCCGCGTGGTCTGCGACGGCCTGGGCGTGGCGGCCGTGCCGCCGGCCATCATCCAGCGTGAGCTGGCCGAGCAGCGCCTGCGCCTGCTGCGCGTGGATCGCGAGTTCCCCTCGCTGCCGCTGGTGGCCTGCTGGCGCAACGATCACCAGAACCCGCTGGCTGAAACCGTGGTGCGCGCCGCCGAAGAGGTGGCCACGGCGTTTGCGCTGAACCACGGCCAGGCCGTGGCGCGGCTGCCGGGCGCCCGTCTGGCAGGGGACGCTTAA